One Vicia villosa cultivar HV-30 ecotype Madison, WI linkage group LG5, Vvil1.0, whole genome shotgun sequence genomic window, AAAACCGCCATAATTTACATTTGATTACAACAATTTTACTAAACGacataatttttgtaaaaaagatGGTGCAAATGTATAATTTACTTAGTTGTTTTTAAATTTTGGCACAAGTATAAGGCACTTTTTTCACTCTTccctttaataaaaaaaattcgaaACTAATCTCTCATCATTTTTTTAGTTAGTTGatcatattttcttatttatatgataataatattttttaattaaagttaaataaattataataataatatctaataatgagaaaataaaaactaattttaactACACTCAACTCCTTCGTCTTCCAAGAACGCGCTCCTCTTCAAAGATAAAACCTAATCTTGAATCCTTCCTCTCCATTATTCGATTATTCTTATTAAGTTTCTCTTATtaactttctttctcttttaattgATATCCAACCGTAAATGATTCATGTTCAAATCCTAATAATGATTTGAAGTCGGGATTTAAATATTATTACAAACTATCTATCATTTGAACCTTCATTTTTGCTTTGTTTCGTTGCAAATATGTAATCCATATTTCAACAATTAGGTGTTTTGCTACTCCGTTCTGTTACTAGGCATTTTACAATTACACAATCGACTGTTCTGTTGCTCCATTATGTTACTCGGTGTTATATAGTTCCACAATCGGCCAATTTCAAGGTAATATTGTACTTTCTTTCTGATATTGATAGAACTGCTATGCATTCTGAGATATATCAGATAATGTGATTTTCTTTTTTCATAACTCTTATTCATTTTTTGTTCTGAGATAAGGTAGTATTTTCTAGAATCGCGGTGTTGTAATCCAAACACAGGCATAATGTTGATCTCTTTTATGTTTGATCTAATAACATTTGAAATGTAAAATGTGGCTTGAATTagtatattattaatattgtaGTTATTCCCAATTTGTTATTTTTGAGATGGAGTTGATGTGTGCAGATGAGTTTTTATGTGCTTTATGATGATAAAGCTATGTTTTgtgtttgaaattttattttttggttttaaattatattttagagGTAGGTTATATTTTTGTGGgttgtgtttgtttgtttaatttaGGAAAATAGACTGAACTGTATTGGCGTTGGGGTTCTTTTGTATTTAATTTAGAATGATTTTTTATTACTTGCTTTGCTAATGTATTTGTTCGTTTGTTTCTATGATGAACATGACTATGCTTTAATGTATCTCTAATGTTAGTGACATTTGTTAATATTTATTAGGAGTTTGTTAGAGGCATTGCTCATGTAACAAACTCTGTTTTAAACTCGAATTATAACTTGAATTATACATATTTGTCATGATATACTCACTGAAGCTTAGTTTGGGTGATTATGGATTTGAAACTATATATTTTGGAATGAATTAGTTAGGCAGTACAATATGAAGTGGCAGTGTGTTACAACATTGAAATTGTTGAGTTTATAATGGTGTAGGAGGGGGAGAAGGGAAAAGAGAGAAACATTAGACGAATCATTGGAGGATTTAACTAAATAAGCGCATAGTCTAACTCATTTAGCAGTTGCATGATGCAGCCATATGCTCCCCTGAGGCACATTGTTGTTGCCCTGCATAGGCTTGCCAAGGTTGTTGAGGTAAATAATGTACCTTAGTCGCTTGTTGTCGAGGTTCGAGCTGACGAGGTATCAGATGCTATTGATCATTGTTATGTGTCTGGTAGAAAGAAACCTCTTCACCTTGCAATATATCTTGGGGATCGTGTTTCAGGAATAACGTTGCACCCCAACTACAAGCCACTCTTGTTTCAAGCCCACTGTTACCATACTATCAGCTTCCTTCTCATAGCAAGTACTCTACAAAGATAAAAAAGCAAGTTTGTTAAGCATTCTTTATCTTGACTAAACAACAAAAATCATCCACAAAAAATGGCTACTATAATAATTACCAACACCAAATCAAGTTTAGGAGGAACTCATTATGGATTATGTAATTCACCTCCCAAATTCATTCGGCTACAGATTGATCTGtgatttcttggtcatgttattTCTTAAGGAGGTATGGCAGTAAACCCGTCAAAGGTAGAAGCTATGATGAATTGGGAAATACCTAAGAATGTGTCTAAATTTAGGAGCTTCTTCGAATTAGCTGGATATTATTAAAGTTTCATTTTGGGATTCTCTTCGGTAACTTTTCCATTGACTAGGCTCACTCTCACTCACTAAGAAGTTCTTTCCGTTGGGATTTAAAGAGGGTGCCAAGTTAATAAAAGTTAAAAGAAAAGTTAACAACCGCTCCCGTTCTGGTGATTCTTGATCCTAATCATAGATAAGAGGTATTATGGGATTCTTCGAAGAAAGGATTAGGATTGATGATTTTGAAATGGTCCTTTGATTTAGGGAGATTAAAAGACCATCATAGGTTTGTTGTTATTCTAGAAAATTCTAAGAAAGGTCTTGGTGAGAGGCGCGTACAAAGATATAAAATAGTGGAAAATCCTTTAAGATGTGAAGGGACTAGATGTATCCTTTAGTTGGAAATGGAAACTAATATAAAACTCTGTCTCATTTATATTTTTGGTATATATTTGTCTTCACTTTTTGTTGCATCTCATAAAACCAAAttcaatcttctcccttttttaaGTTGCATCTCATAGTTACAAGTTGTTCTGCGACACCATATTTACAATAATACTCTTCACAACGACAAGATATTACAATTTTGATCATTTTGAATAATATGTCTTTAGATTAAGATCAAACAGATAAAATTTTAATGtaatcatttttatataatataaattaaaaactataTTGAAATTTATACCGTTTGATCTTGATCAAACAATTGAGAAAACGCCGAATGCGCGAATGCGGAGAATGGCaaatatttaaattgatttgAGTTTGTTAGTTTTTGGGCCTTAGGAATTTTAAGCCCAATTTTGTGTTGTAGTAGGTCCAAATTCTAGAAGCTTATTCTAGAGAGATTTCTAGAAGATAAGGATAAGTTAGGATTATTCTAGAGAGTGATTTATAGCCATTAGATTAAGTTTGTGGTGGCAAAATCCTAATCATTGATTTAAGAATGTCACTAGTATAAATAGAGATGATGTAATTGAATTTGTATCAAATCAAAAATTATAAACACTCAATAATACAAGTAACCTTCCCTTTCTCAAAAATTTCCAATCCTCTCTCAAATACTTAAGTACTTTCTCAACCTACCTAAAACTTTATTCTATTAGAGAATTTTGACCACAATGAATCTGATTTAGCTACTAAGCATTCCTTATGTAAGTATTTAATTTTCCATTAAAAATTTTGATCTCTTATTTGTTGTTTccctttttttatttgatttctttGTCGTTCCATTTTGCTGTTACACTCCGATCACTTATTAACTTTTTCACTATTCCGTCACATAATATAATAAAACTATTTTGAATATTGAAAGGGATTGATATTTTGGTTAATGGGTCAGAGAGATACAATAATacattaatatgaataaaaatccaataacCCATTGATATAAGTACTTGTATGCTTTTGCACTACTTCTTTATATTTGATTCTCCATCTACTGAATTTCATTTAATTTCATTCTTATGTGATATTCTAATATCAACTAAatcttgttttatatatatatatatatatatgtagattCATTCTAACAGTTGAacagttgaagatgaagtttattCTTTCTGCAGAAATCTTTACTAAACAATTTGTTTGGTCTCTTCTCTtccagttttttttcttctttttcatcgaCCGTAATTTTCTTGGTTAAACGTggtgatttttattttatattttgattctTTGTTGTCATTTGGATTGGAAGTTTGTGTTTGTTGAGATAAAATGTTTGTACAGCTTGCACTAGTTAACATTGAAGATTGACAGGTACACTGTTCTGAATTTTGCAATTTCTATAacattgaagctgtggtgttttCATTAATTCAATCTCTTCAGAATATTCTAAACACCTCCAATGGACTAGAAAAAACTTACATTTCTTGAGGCAGAATCATGAGTTTGttcttcttcattgagaacatATGAGAACACATTGCGGCGATTTCGTTCCTCAACACTTATCAAAACACCCGTTATGCTTTTAGAGTTTGGAGCGTAGGTGATATGAGAACCAATGTTTATGTTGTTGAAACCATCAATGGTGTTCGGCGTAACTTCCTATCCTAAGTAACCAGGGTGAGCAAGCAGAGTTTAGAGCGTAGGACTTCCGGCAATGGTCGAAAGTAAAATTTCAAGAAAGTAAAGTGCTTGTATTATATGTTCAGTTTATATGTTGTCTCATGCCTTAGTTTAATCCTCCTCCATGTTGAATTATCACAATTTCATTTTCCAAGTCACATTATGACAACTTCAAATCATATTATCACAATGTGATCCTCTTGtagttattaaatatattaatatataacatTCTGgatagtaatatttttttatatagaagacttagtttaaatttatatatatatatatatatatatatatatatatatatatatatatatatatatatatatatatatataaaagagtaaGTTATTAACACTTACTCTACATCttcaccattaattcttttcaatctaaagactataaataataagtaattaaatctGGAGAGGGAAAACTATCACtttttaaccattaaattgaaaagaattaatgatcAAAATGTGGAAtaagtattaataatttattcttggagtaagaatatccctacTCATATATATCATTATACTATATCagagattataaaaaaaattatactactgcctccgttttttattataagtcgttttgggaaaaaaattatatttaaatataagtcgctttacaattccaataaataattaatgttattttttctattatatccttaaatatttattattctctctccttttaattatataaatttatttttcacaagacattaatgaaggataatttttttcaataagcaatggaACCAAAACCacggagtataagggatactccaacCGCCATACAATGAGAAAAGCTCCTACGGCTCGAAACAAATGAGCGGCAAAATATTCCAGTAATGAAAATTACATAGCTCCCCTAACTTGTAGTTAGCTAACATCCGATTCCAAAAAAAATGATATTAGAAGACACTTATTTAGAGTTTTTAATAAGACAATGCTTAAACAAGAGTATTTCACCATAACGACAAAAGGGACATAACCTTCTATTTACTAAAAAGCAACTTTATTACCATCCATCACCGATCCAATATATTGGACCTACACTTTAttcaacataaataaaaaatatcacaTTTACAActtcaatttattttataaaatccaaaCATACAAATTTATTTCTAACATTGCCTAACTAGGGAAAATTCAATTGCATGATAATAAtttgaaagaaaatattttgaaaaaaatactcTCGGACTGACAACATTTTTTCAAATTTGGCTAAGCTCTAAATAATAAACAAATTTGCAACACTTAATTTAAGCTAAAGTTGTAAGACTATACatgataaaaaaattttaaatattttttcaaatttggCTAAGCACTAAATAATAAACAAATTTGCAACACTTAATTTAAACTAAAGTTGTAAGACTATacatgataattttttttttaaatatatcatgtgggtttatttatataaaaattataaaaaaattcattattaatattatatttttcgaGTAATCCAATGAAtgacatattaaaataaatatttacataAAATTAATAGATGTGATAATTCAAGTTTGAATTCATAACTTTTAAAAATCAACCTCATTGAACACAGTAACAAAATAGTCATTATAAATACATTAATTCATAATAATTTTGTTATTTCTCattttttaattaagtataatttatttaattaaatttttttattacattaaatattattcaatgaactaaaattcatatttaagtaataaaatatttatttttggataAGTTGTTATTCAAGTATATTGatatttaacatataaaatatatatgttaataaattccacttattatatatttgaatttatcatttttttttgttaaaataaaattgtctATTTTTTCACTATGACATTGTTTTTTgtgttaattaaaaaataatggcATGGAATGTATAGTAACATTTCATTCGTTATACGAATACTCTCTTTAGTAACACAAATTTTGGAGCTTTTAATTTATATCTTATAGTTTATAGGCTAATATGATAATTTAAACTTGTTTGGGAACAGTATTTTCATCACGAActattaactttttatttttcttcaacttttatcgttttttttctttaaaaaaatccaCTTTTTctcctttaatttattttaacttaaattaaaataattatgcaTTGAATatcatttatgttattttattgtcATAAAATAGTTGAaccaataattttaataaatatttaaatcagctTATCAATTATCAGACTCAATCATCATTTATACATTGTAAGCTACCACTCGTCAACCATAAACTATAAGCCATCAGCGAACTTATCAGCCATCCgctatttttatcaaacaaatCTTAATTCTCAGGACTTGAAGTTTAATTGCTTAAAAtacttataaaataaataatgattttttcttattattataacttttttattttttaaccaaatataaaaatcatttttgtcaTAAAAAATGAAAGATTATTATTAGAATAAACGAAAAgagataataatattaataaaagaaaaaactatTCAAAGTCATTAAAAAGAATGGGGTTTGGTGATCGTTGGATGAGATGGATGGATAGTTGTATTTTTACCAACACGATGTCGGTTCTTGTAAATGGTAGTGCCACTAAGGACTTTGTTGTGGAGAAAGGTCTTCGGCAAGGAGATCCTTTGTCACCTTCTGTGTTCGTTTTAGTCATGGAGGTACTCATGGTCTTATTGAAGAAATCAAAAGAGATAGGTAAATTTCGTGGTTTTAAGATCAAAGGTGAAAAAGAGGTGGATTTGTTACAATTTGTGGACGACACAATAATCATAGCCGATGGAGATACCGCAAACTTATGGAGTATGAAATCTATTCTTAAAGGTTTTGAGTTGATGTCGGGTTCTAGGATTAATTTTCATAAGAGTAATATCTATGGGATTAATGTGGGTGATTAGTACTTGGAAGCCACTTCTAATTTTCTATCTTGTAAAGTGGGGTCCTTACCTCTCAAATTCATTGGAGTGAGGGTCGGTGATAATCCTAGGAAGctttcaatgtggaaagatcttATAATGATGTTAAGAAAAAGATTGTCCGTTTGGAGAGGCTTGCATCTTAGTATGGTGGGAAGAGTGGTGTTGATTAACTCGGTTCTTAATGCATTTCCGATTTATTCGCTTTCCTTTTACAAGGCCCCTAAGAAGGTTTTGAACGAGGTTAGATCAATACAGAGCAAGTTTCTTTGGAGTGGAGCCTATCTAAAAAAATCGATTAATTGGGTGTGTTGGGATACAGTGTGTAAGTCCCGGGAAGAAGGAGGTTTGGGAGTTAAAAATGTGGAAATAATGAATGTGGCTTTGCTTAGTAAATTAAAGTGGAGAATTCTTACGAACAAGGAGGCGGTTTGACATGATATTCTAGAGGCAAGATATGGAAATACGAAGTTGAAAGTTTTGATAGGGGATGTGTCGGTGGTGGATAAGAAAGACTCTATTTGGTGGATAGATATAATCATTTCGGATAATTATGAGAATCTTATTTTTAATCACATCGCGGGAGCAATTAATTGTAGAGTTGGAAATGGGGCTAACACTCCCTTGTGGTACGCGTCTTGGACGGGACAAAAACCTTTGATGGAAGCTTTTCTCGATCTTTTCTTATTGGATGGAAATTATTTGGATGCTATTAATAGTGCAGGTACTTTTGTTGGAGGTTGCTGGAATTGGAAGGTGGATAAGCTGTTTGCGGCTGGGAGCGAGTCTGCTACTGTCGGGAAGCCTGTGGTGGCCCGTGTCCATGCGCTGGCAGCTAGTATTCAGTGAAGAATAATGAAGAAGTTAGCTTCTCGTGGAGTCCGAATTTGGATGGGATCTTCTCGGTTAAATCTTGCTATGACCGTTTCAAAGCCAAACTTTCGGGACCGCCTTTGAATCACAACAAGGTAATGGCTTTATCCCATATTTGGAAGATCAATGTTCTGTCGGAAAATCCTATTCTTTGGTTGGAGATTTATTCACAATAGAATTGCTACAAGAGATCATTTAGTGAGAAGGGGTATTTTGGTAGAGGGTAATGCTTCTATTTGTGTTCTTTCCTTATCGGAGGAAGAATCTTTATCGCACTTGTTTAGATCTTGCGAAGTTACTTTACGTATTTGGCGAAGGGTGTTTATGTGGCTAGGTGTTAGTGATGTCTCGTCTCTAGAGGAGTTCATGGATTTCTTCAACAATTGTTCTAGCTTTAATTGCTTGACCAAGAGGTCGATAGCGGCGGTTGTTTGACTTGCTATGGTTTGGAGCTTATGGCTCAAGCGCAATGCTGTCATTTTTAAAGAAGAATCTTTTAGTTTCATTGAGTGTATGTC contains:
- the LOC131605957 gene encoding uncharacterized protein LOC131605957, translated to MSVLVNGSATKDFVVEKGLRQGDPLSPSVFVLVMEVLMVLLKKSKEIGKFRGFKIKGEKEVDLLQFVDDTIIIADGDTANLWSMKSILKGFELMSVGSLPLKFIGVRVGDNPRKLSMWKDLIMMLRKRLSVWRGLHLSMVGRVVLINSVLNAFPIYSLSFYKAPKKVLNEVRSIQSKFLWSGAYLKKSINWVCWDTVCKSREEGEARYGNTKLKVLIGDVSVVDKKDSIWWIDIIISDNYENLIFNHIAGAINCRVGNGANTPLWYASWTGQKPLMEAFLDLFLLDGNYLDAINSAGTFVGGCWNWKVDKLFAAGSESATVGKPVVARVHALAASIQ